In the Trueperaceae bacterium genome, one interval contains:
- a CDS encoding cupin produces METALLSTLSQFDKIKMKKIPIFSSQQFFYDLYCLLPGQFQKVHSHPKEDKVYLVLEGEATFEIAAEEATLGEGKAVIARAGIPHGVRNTTERQVILLVTMAPKPS; encoded by the coding sequence ATGGAAACCGCTTTACTCTCAACCCTGAGTCAATTCGACAAAATAAAAATGAAGAAAATACCCATTTTCTCGAGCCAACAATTTTTTTACGACCTCTATTGCCTGCTACCAGGTCAGTTCCAAAAAGTGCACAGTCACCCGAAGGAAGACAAAGTTTACTTGGTCCTGGAAGGTGAAGCAACATTTGAGATTGCTGCTGAAGAAGCTACTTTAGGTGAAGGTAAAGCTGTCATCGCCCGTGCGGGTATACCCCACGGCGTGAGGAACACGACGGAGCGACAAGTAATCCTACTGGTCACAATGGCACCCAAACCATCGTGA
- a CDS encoding VanZ family protein — protein MKLAYLAKLNRIIWIIAAVTWASLIFVFSSQSLPILTPGWLELPIIDKVVHACVFGILGIFLFLATKRTWLAIIIASFYGATDEWHQLYVDGRIADLWDWVADIVGTITAVCLLSLYRNKLRERVKWNP, from the coding sequence TTGAAACTTGCATACTTAGCTAAGTTAAACCGAATTATTTGGATCATTGCTGCTGTAACCTGGGCATCACTGATATTCGTTTTTTCTTCCCAATCTCTCCCTATTCTGACGCCAGGATGGTTAGAACTACCCATTATCGACAAAGTGGTGCACGCTTGTGTTTTTGGCATCCTCGGTATTTTTTTATTCTTAGCAACCAAGCGAACCTGGCTTGCTATTATCATTGCCTCGTTCTACGGAGCAACCGATGAGTGGCACCAACTCTATGTCGATGGAAGAATCGCGGATCTATGGGACTGGGTTGCGGATATTGTCGGAACAATAACGGCAGTATGCCTGTTATCCCTATATCGCAACAAATTAAGAGAACGGGTAAAATGGAACCCGTGA
- a CDS encoding GNAT family N-acetyltransferase yields MNSQNLDLPESITIEVRSAKATDVPAIHKLIEHWAHKDRMLLRPIDDLFANLRDFFVAEDMSVGIPQIIGTGALHILWGDIAEIRGLAVAPKLTARGIGRQLVKACEDEARFLGVPTLFAWTYAVAFFERCGFTKIDKSRELHPRVWSECLRCTFYNNCNENGMIKQLEGVPIPEGLPKPPISQVPPGIT; encoded by the coding sequence GTGAATAGTCAAAATCTAGACTTGCCAGAATCAATCACTATTGAAGTAAGATCTGCCAAAGCAACCGACGTGCCAGCAATCCACAAGTTGATCGAACACTGGGCCCACAAAGATCGCATGTTGCTGCGGCCGATAGATGATTTGTTTGCTAATCTGCGAGACTTCTTTGTCGCTGAAGACATGTCCGTAGGTATACCTCAAATTATCGGCACTGGGGCCTTACATATACTTTGGGGCGATATTGCTGAAATTCGTGGTCTAGCAGTAGCGCCAAAGCTTACTGCACGTGGTATTGGTCGTCAATTAGTCAAAGCCTGCGAAGACGAAGCTCGTTTCCTTGGAGTGCCTACGCTTTTCGCATGGACTTACGCTGTTGCGTTCTTTGAGCGTTGTGGATTCACTAAAATTGACAAAAGTCGCGAACTCCACCCAAGAGTTTGGTCAGAATGCCTCCGCTGCACTTTCTATAACAATTGCAATGAAAACGGAATGATTAAGCAACTCGAAGGAGTCCCGATACCGGAAGGCCTTCCGAAACCTCCTATATCACAAGTACCACCGGGAATCACCTAG
- a CDS encoding DNA gyrase subunit A — MNEGHVVPVQITDEIKSSFINYAMSVIVDRALPDVRDGLKPVQRRILYAMQQEGLFSNRKHSKSAGVVGEVIKKYHPHSDASIYDAMVRLAQDWNLRYPLVDGQGNFGSIDGDPPAAYRYTEARLSALGESMLVDIDKEVVEEKPNFDDTTVEPEVLPSALPNLLINGASGIAVGMATNIAPHNLSEIIDGLIAMIDQPTIDLDGLMEYIQGPDFPTGGVMSREGIRQAFETGRGGIRVRGRVRIEERNNRNSIIVSEIPYQINKTSLIQTAAGLVRTKKIDDISNIRDESDRQGMRIVFELKRGAHPELVLNQLYKYTQLQSTFSINNVAIVDKSPRILALPETLRLFLDHRADVVKRRSQFELRKAQERAHVLEGYLIALDQLDEVIELIRNSPDPTTARAGLITEFNLSEIQAQAVLDMRLQRLTGLERERLQEEYRGLQEEISRLETILGKKEELWKVIKEELQNINERFGNGRKTQIADLSEDISKEDLIAEENMVVTVTRGGYIKRTAMASYRAQNRGGRGVSSQRQKEDDINSLLLVGSTHDYLLFFTDRGRVYREKIYDLPEAERNARGNHLRNLLPLEGEEQVETVLSLKSFDVDGYFLFSTRQGIIKRTAIRDYANINAAGLIAINLVASDELVSVSISNGNADVVLATREGRSIRFEEGQVRETGRATQGVIGIRLRKDDYVVSLVVIPEEAKTEAELLTVSEAGFGKRTLLGEYPVQNRGGMGVITMKVTERTGSLVSLGQVTGEEELFVLSEGGVLIRTRVSEVSNYGRSSQGVTIMRLDEGDQAVATMVMLPDDKLEEALLELESEVGLQQGGTTN; from the coding sequence TTGAACGAAGGTCATGTAGTTCCCGTTCAAATTACCGACGAAATCAAATCAAGCTTCATAAATTATGCCATGTCTGTCATTGTGGACCGAGCTCTACCAGACGTCCGTGATGGCTTAAAGCCCGTACAACGAAGGATCCTTTACGCAATGCAACAAGAGGGCCTTTTTTCCAATCGAAAGCACTCGAAGAGTGCAGGTGTGGTTGGAGAGGTCATTAAGAAATATCATCCCCATTCCGACGCTTCAATTTATGACGCAATGGTTCGCTTAGCACAGGATTGGAATCTTCGTTATCCGCTAGTTGACGGGCAAGGCAATTTCGGTTCTATTGATGGCGATCCACCAGCAGCATACAGGTATACCGAGGCCCGATTATCTGCTTTGGGCGAATCAATGCTGGTTGACATAGACAAAGAAGTTGTCGAAGAAAAACCTAACTTTGACGACACCACAGTTGAACCAGAGGTACTCCCTTCGGCTTTACCAAATCTACTTATTAATGGTGCTTCTGGAATTGCCGTTGGCATGGCAACTAACATTGCCCCTCATAATCTTTCTGAAATTATAGATGGCCTGATCGCGATGATAGATCAACCCACGATTGATCTCGACGGCCTAATGGAGTACATACAAGGTCCAGACTTCCCAACTGGGGGAGTAATGAGTCGCGAAGGTATACGACAGGCTTTCGAAACTGGTCGAGGTGGAATAAGGGTTCGAGGTAGAGTCAGAATTGAAGAGCGGAATAATCGCAATTCTATTATCGTAAGTGAAATCCCATATCAGATAAACAAGACTTCGCTCATTCAAACAGCCGCAGGCTTGGTTCGTACTAAGAAGATAGATGATATCTCCAATATTCGCGATGAATCGGATAGACAAGGGATGCGTATTGTTTTCGAATTAAAACGTGGTGCGCATCCCGAGTTAGTCCTAAACCAACTCTATAAATATACACAACTCCAAAGCACCTTTTCGATTAATAACGTCGCCATCGTAGACAAATCCCCACGGATCTTGGCCCTCCCCGAAACACTACGCTTGTTTCTTGACCATCGAGCTGATGTAGTAAAACGCCGGAGTCAATTCGAACTGCGAAAGGCTCAAGAACGAGCCCACGTCCTGGAAGGTTATCTCATAGCTTTGGATCAACTAGATGAGGTTATAGAGCTCATCAGAAACTCACCTGATCCAACAACAGCCCGAGCAGGACTAATAACTGAATTCAATCTCAGCGAAATTCAAGCCCAAGCTGTTTTAGACATGAGATTGCAGAGACTAACTGGTCTAGAAAGAGAACGGCTACAGGAAGAGTACCGTGGTTTACAGGAAGAAATATCTAGGCTAGAAACGATATTAGGAAAAAAAGAAGAACTATGGAAGGTAATTAAGGAAGAATTACAAAATATTAATGAACGGTTCGGTAACGGACGTAAAACTCAGATTGCTGACCTTTCTGAAGACATATCAAAGGAAGACCTTATAGCTGAAGAAAACATGGTTGTTACTGTTACTCGGGGCGGATACATCAAACGGACAGCGATGGCAAGCTACCGTGCCCAAAATCGTGGCGGAAGAGGCGTGAGTAGCCAACGGCAGAAAGAAGATGATATTAATTCGCTTCTACTGGTAGGAAGTACACACGATTACCTCCTTTTCTTTACTGATCGGGGTCGAGTATACCGAGAGAAGATATACGACCTACCTGAAGCTGAGCGAAATGCCCGGGGAAACCATCTCAGAAACCTTCTCCCTTTAGAGGGAGAAGAGCAAGTGGAAACAGTGCTTTCCCTTAAGTCATTCGACGTTGATGGCTACTTCCTATTTTCGACGCGACAAGGAATCATCAAGCGAACTGCAATCCGTGATTACGCCAATATTAACGCGGCTGGATTAATCGCTATTAATCTGGTAGCTAGCGACGAGCTTGTGTCCGTCAGTATCAGTAACGGTAACGCTGACGTAGTCTTAGCTACTAGGGAGGGAAGATCAATCCGTTTTGAAGAAGGGCAAGTTAGGGAAACAGGTCGGGCGACCCAAGGCGTTATCGGAATTCGGCTCCGTAAAGATGATTATGTTGTTAGCCTGGTCGTCATTCCTGAAGAAGCAAAGACTGAGGCAGAGCTTTTAACTGTTTCTGAAGCCGGTTTTGGTAAACGAACTTTGCTAGGAGAATACCCAGTCCAGAACAGAGGCGGCATGGGTGTAATAACTATGAAGGTCACGGAGCGGACAGGTTCCTTAGTTAGCCTCGGCCAAGTCACCGGCGAAGAAGAGCTATTCGTCCTTTCTGAAGGAGGTGTCCTTATAAGGACACGAGTCAGCGAGGTCAGTAATTATGGTCGCTCTTCACAAGGTGTAACAATCATGCGCCTTGACGAAGGTGATCAAGCCGTCGCCACAATGGTCATGTTGCCTGACGACAAGCTTGAAGAGGCTCTCCTAGAACTGGAATCTGAGGTCGGATTACAACAAGGAGGAACTACCAATTAG
- a CDS encoding NADPH-dependent oxidoreductase — translation MIKRTPVIDTIYNHSSVRHYRDEPISPDLVRTIVAAGQQAATSSNLQLYSAIAVSDPASRKHLAELCGDQEHIRHAPVFIAWCADLSRLHRICREQGHQIDAEYMENFLVAAVDTALLMQNACLAAESLGLGTCFIGGIRNRPAQVIKALDLPKLTFAVSGMTLGYPDSAPVNRPRLETEAILHWERYDPKDEAKLLDLYDASMRATGIYQGRQIETDEDSDQYGWREHSARRVKKTSRTDLRVVLEHQGFGLK, via the coding sequence ATGATTAAACGAACACCAGTTATTGACACAATATACAATCACAGTTCAGTTCGGCACTACCGTGACGAGCCAATTTCTCCGGACTTAGTACGAACCATAGTAGCAGCCGGCCAGCAGGCTGCTACATCGTCCAATCTTCAGCTGTATAGCGCTATCGCTGTAAGCGATCCTGCTTCCCGGAAACACCTTGCAGAATTGTGTGGCGACCAGGAACATATCCGCCATGCACCAGTTTTTATTGCTTGGTGTGCAGATTTAAGTAGGCTGCACAGAATCTGCCGAGAACAGGGACACCAAATAGACGCCGAGTATATGGAGAACTTCCTAGTCGCGGCGGTTGATACTGCCCTCCTGATGCAAAACGCTTGTCTGGCGGCTGAATCTCTCGGCCTAGGAACGTGCTTCATCGGTGGCATCAGGAACCGTCCAGCACAAGTTATCAAAGCCCTGGATCTACCAAAACTAACATTTGCTGTTTCCGGAATGACCTTAGGTTATCCGGATTCAGCTCCAGTTAACCGACCAAGGCTAGAAACGGAGGCCATTCTCCACTGGGAACGCTATGACCCTAAGGATGAAGCTAAACTTCTTGATCTTTATGACGCATCAATGCGAGCCACTGGAATCTACCAAGGTCGTCAAATTGAAACGGATGAAGATAGCGACCAATATGGCTGGCGTGAACACTCGGCTCGCCGGGTGAAAAAAACCTCACGGACTGACCTACGGGTCGTGCTTGAACACCAAGGTTTCGGGCTCAAGTAA
- a CDS encoding cell division ATP-binding protein FtsE produces the protein MIHFHQVTKTYPRTHTHALRNVDFGIRQGEFVYITGHSGAGKSTLLSLVLRRALPTEGFVSILGQDLSRVGTRKLPLLRRQIGTVFQDHRLLAGLSAVDNLVFVLRATRSRGNLEQRALTALRQVGLAHKRKAYPIELSLGEQQRIAIARALVTSPPILLADEPTGNLDPDTGWEIFELLNDINLQGTTVVVATHSRDLVDRLRHRTLVLRNGELVRDDSDGGYSL, from the coding sequence CTGATTCATTTTCACCAAGTAACCAAAACTTATCCCCGAACTCATACTCACGCGCTTCGTAATGTAGATTTTGGTATCCGACAAGGAGAATTTGTTTACATTACGGGTCATTCAGGGGCGGGGAAAAGCACACTGTTATCGCTGGTCCTGCGACGCGCCCTCCCGACCGAAGGATTTGTAAGCATCTTGGGTCAGGACCTCAGCCGAGTCGGCACCCGTAAATTACCACTCCTGAGAAGGCAGATTGGAACGGTGTTTCAAGATCATCGACTCCTCGCTGGCCTCAGCGCTGTCGATAATTTAGTATTCGTGTTAAGAGCGACAAGGTCTAGAGGTAATCTCGAACAACGTGCCCTTACCGCTCTACGACAAGTGGGGCTTGCTCACAAACGCAAGGCATATCCCATCGAGTTGAGTTTGGGAGAACAACAGCGCATAGCCATTGCGCGAGCTTTAGTAACCTCGCCTCCAATACTATTAGCTGACGAGCCAACAGGGAATCTTGACCCCGATACAGGATGGGAAATATTTGAACTACTCAATGATATTAACTTGCAAGGAACTACCGTAGTAGTAGCAACTCACTCTAGGGATCTTGTCGATCGGCTTAGACATAGGACGCTAGTGCTCCGGAACGGAGAGCTAGTCCGAGACGACTCAGACGGGGGGTACTCACTATGA
- the proC gene encoding pyrroline-5-carboxylate reductase, with amino-acid sequence MGLGCGYCRNNNGSMPVIPISQQIKRTGKMEPVKLIIVGAGKMGGAILTGALRAEIFTTDEVGIYHPDPKRRKYLCEQFQVLEVTEKDILKAEAILIAVKPQVFLAKTAPLLKGSRASFISIMAGVSAETLASSLDSNIITRAMPNLGSHVGLSATAITSNSEATPKQVDFTIRLFKSVGKVYPIPETMFDSFTGLAASGPAFAAVVAEAMADGGVRVGFTREIAADLVRQVLLATAQLLEAKGPASIKDEVSSAGGTTITGIKALEKHRIRYALIDAIEAATSRAKQLREDHH; translated from the coding sequence ATGGGACTGGGTTGCGGATATTGTCGGAACAATAACGGCAGTATGCCTGTTATCCCTATATCGCAACAAATTAAGAGAACGGGTAAAATGGAACCCGTGAAGCTTATTATAGTCGGTGCCGGAAAAATGGGGGGAGCCATTCTCACGGGAGCCCTGAGAGCTGAGATATTTACCACTGACGAAGTAGGAATTTATCATCCAGATCCAAAACGGCGTAAGTACTTATGTGAGCAGTTTCAAGTTCTTGAAGTGACCGAAAAGGACATTCTTAAGGCCGAGGCTATCCTCATCGCCGTCAAGCCACAGGTGTTTTTGGCCAAAACCGCACCGCTATTGAAAGGATCTCGAGCCAGTTTCATATCCATCATGGCCGGCGTATCAGCTGAAACCCTTGCTTCTAGCCTAGACAGTAATATTATTACCCGTGCCATGCCGAACCTAGGTTCACACGTTGGTCTGAGCGCTACTGCGATAACGTCAAATTCTGAAGCAACCCCTAAACAGGTTGATTTCACAATTAGATTATTCAAGTCCGTTGGTAAAGTTTACCCTATTCCCGAAACGATGTTTGACAGCTTTACAGGTCTGGCTGCTTCAGGCCCAGCCTTCGCCGCAGTAGTCGCCGAAGCTATGGCGGACGGTGGTGTTCGGGTTGGATTCACCCGTGAAATAGCCGCTGACCTCGTTAGACAGGTTTTGCTGGCAACGGCACAACTGCTTGAGGCAAAGGGTCCGGCTAGCATCAAAGATGAAGTATCTTCAGCCGGAGGTACTACCATAACCGGCATAAAAGCTTTAGAGAAACATCGAATACGATACGCCCTAATCGACGCTATCGAAGCTGCAACTTCTCGGGCCAAACAACTACGAGAAGATCATCATTAA
- the argH gene encoding argininosuccinate lyase, whose amino-acid sequence MNKTKRRMWGGRFQKPTDQLVQAFNASISVDQALALEDIEGSIAHARMLAEQDIITQDEVTIIIDGLTVIREEIEAGLFVWQEELEDVHMNIESALTEKIGPLGGKLHTARSRNDQVATDFRLWLRKRIKETIREICMVETALVDLAERHISVIMPGYTHLQVAQPVLFSHHLMAYVEMLDRDRERLLDSLPRVNVSPLGSGALAGTGFNINRERTATLLGFDSPAVNSLDAVSDRDFALEYLANSSILIMHLSRFHEELVLWSSPAFGFITLPDSHTTGSSIMPQKKNPDVSELIRGKTGRIYGSLMALLTVMKGLPLSYNKDMQEDKEGVIDTASTIIDALELTTSIIPLIEPNPAVMAVAAAGSHSNATDLADHLVSRGMPFREAHHAVGQLVALAISDDVNLADLSLTKMQEITELIDESSLEILSLEDVVNSRDSFGGTARSQVEKQINRTRIRLSKLKTEESS is encoded by the coding sequence ATGAACAAAACAAAGCGTCGCATGTGGGGAGGTCGGTTCCAAAAACCGACAGACCAACTGGTACAAGCCTTTAACGCCTCTATTTCGGTAGATCAAGCTCTTGCCCTAGAGGACATTGAGGGCTCTATCGCTCACGCTAGGATGTTAGCCGAGCAGGACATAATTACCCAGGACGAGGTAACCATAATTATCGATGGACTCACCGTCATAAGGGAAGAAATTGAAGCGGGACTGTTTGTTTGGCAAGAAGAGCTTGAAGATGTACACATGAACATTGAATCAGCTCTGACAGAAAAGATCGGTCCTCTAGGTGGAAAACTCCACACTGCCCGAAGTCGTAACGACCAAGTAGCTACTGATTTCCGTCTCTGGTTACGAAAACGCATCAAGGAAACAATTAGAGAAATATGTATGGTTGAAACAGCCCTGGTCGATCTTGCGGAACGGCACATTTCTGTGATCATGCCGGGATACACCCATTTACAAGTGGCTCAACCAGTACTGTTCTCTCATCATCTTATGGCCTACGTAGAGATGCTCGATCGGGATAGAGAGCGCCTCTTAGACTCCTTACCACGAGTCAACGTGTCCCCTCTTGGATCAGGAGCCTTAGCAGGAACTGGTTTCAACATTAATCGGGAACGCACAGCCACTCTCCTGGGGTTTGATTCACCAGCAGTTAACTCCCTCGACGCTGTCTCCGATCGGGACTTTGCACTCGAATATCTTGCTAATTCAAGTATCTTGATTATGCACTTGTCACGGTTTCACGAGGAACTTGTGCTCTGGTCAAGCCCGGCATTCGGATTTATTACTTTGCCTGACTCCCACACAACAGGCAGTTCGATAATGCCACAAAAGAAAAATCCAGATGTGAGCGAGTTGATCCGGGGTAAAACAGGACGCATATATGGCTCGCTGATGGCTCTACTTACGGTTATGAAAGGCCTTCCTCTCAGCTATAACAAGGACATGCAAGAAGATAAGGAAGGAGTTATTGATACAGCATCAACTATCATTGATGCTCTTGAGCTGACCACATCAATAATTCCCCTAATCGAGCCTAACCCTGCAGTGATGGCTGTGGCAGCAGCCGGCTCTCACAGCAACGCTACTGACCTGGCTGACCACCTGGTATCTAGAGGAATGCCTTTTCGTGAGGCGCATCATGCTGTAGGCCAACTGGTAGCACTTGCAATCTCTGACGATGTTAATCTTGCTGACCTTAGTCTCACTAAAATGCAAGAAATTACCGAGCTTATTGACGAAAGTTCCCTTGAAATACTTTCTCTAGAAGATGTTGTTAACTCTCGGGATAGTTTTGGAGGTACGGCAAGAAGCCAGGTAGAGAAGCAGATTAACCGGACTAGAATACGACTATCCAAGTTGAAAACTGAGGAAAGTTCGTGA
- a CDS encoding argininosuccinate synthase translates to MAQQRKKVVLAYSGGLDTSVILKWIAVNYKADVIAFTADIGQGEEVEEARKKALATGATEAYAVNLVNEFVEDFVFPVLRTGATYEGTYLLGTSFARPLIAKHMISIAEQEGAYAIAHGATGKGNDQVRFELTAYALNPEIIIIAPWREWNLRGREDCINYATEHGIPVPITPQKPYSTDANLFHVSYEGGILEDPWVAPPKDMWTLTVSPEEAPNEPEIIEISFEKGTPVKLNGIRLGPVALLEQVNQLAGKHGIGRVDLVENRFVGMKSRGCYETPGGTILYVAHRAVESLTLDRPVLQMRNELAPKYAAMVYNGFWFSPEREALQGLMDDIQRPVSGTARIKLYKGNATILGRFSPNSLYRQDIATFEADSVYEQKDAEGFIKLNSLRLRVANQLSTTRSE, encoded by the coding sequence ATGGCTCAACAGAGAAAAAAAGTGGTTCTTGCCTATTCCGGCGGCTTAGATACCTCCGTGATACTAAAATGGATCGCCGTAAATTATAAGGCAGATGTAATCGCTTTTACAGCTGATATTGGTCAAGGAGAAGAGGTAGAAGAGGCCCGGAAGAAAGCCCTTGCCACTGGGGCCACTGAGGCTTATGCAGTCAATCTTGTAAATGAGTTCGTAGAGGATTTTGTATTTCCCGTCCTTCGCACGGGAGCCACATACGAGGGAACTTACCTACTGGGCACATCCTTTGCTCGGCCCCTTATAGCCAAGCATATGATATCTATTGCTGAGCAAGAAGGAGCTTACGCTATAGCTCACGGTGCCACTGGAAAAGGTAATGACCAGGTACGCTTTGAACTCACAGCCTACGCGCTCAATCCAGAAATAATTATTATTGCCCCATGGAGAGAATGGAACCTTAGGGGCCGTGAAGACTGTATAAATTACGCGACCGAACATGGTATCCCCGTACCAATTACGCCACAGAAACCTTACTCTACTGATGCTAATCTGTTCCACGTTAGCTATGAAGGTGGGATATTGGAAGATCCTTGGGTAGCACCTCCTAAAGACATGTGGACATTAACTGTATCGCCCGAAGAAGCCCCGAATGAACCTGAGATAATCGAAATTTCTTTCGAAAAGGGTACGCCCGTAAAATTAAATGGGATTCGCCTTGGGCCTGTAGCCCTTCTAGAACAGGTGAACCAATTAGCTGGAAAACATGGCATAGGTCGAGTGGATCTAGTTGAAAATAGATTCGTCGGAATGAAATCCCGCGGCTGTTACGAAACTCCGGGCGGTACAATTCTTTACGTTGCTCATAGGGCGGTTGAATCACTTACCCTCGACCGCCCCGTCTTACAAATGCGAAACGAGCTAGCGCCAAAATACGCGGCTATGGTGTACAACGGATTTTGGTTTTCACCTGAGAGAGAAGCTCTACAAGGCCTTATGGATGATATACAACGTCCTGTGTCTGGCACTGCAAGAATTAAGCTATACAAAGGAAATGCAACGATCTTAGGGCGCTTTAGCCCCAATAGTTTATACCGCCAGGACATAGCTACTTTTGAAGCGGACAGCGTTTATGAACAGAAAGATGCCGAAGGGTTTATCAAATTAAACTCTCTCAGACTTCGCGTTGCAAACCAACTCTCAACCACAAGGTCCGAATGA